A genomic stretch from Leptospira licerasiae serovar Varillal str. VAR 010 includes:
- the ligA gene encoding NAD-dependent DNA ligase LigA yields the protein MPKKAPAKKTSSKKAEPTEVSKKVSVDLPKDPKQAQKEMRSLEEQIRHHQYLYYVKHNPVISDFDFDRMFKRLQAFEEAFPKLVDPASPTLSVGSDLDKDFEKFAHKLPVLSLENTYNEEELMEWVKKTGLDELYSVEWKIDGASIMLYYENGILANGVTRGTGGVGDNVTENIRTIRSIPLRLSETISIYLRGEVYMTFLDFDEFNEASEGKYANPRNLSSGSLKQKNSSDVAKRPLRIFTYDAFFPDSKVKFKTHQEVMKKAEDLKFPLPPDTRLLKGTEIPDAIKDFKKKKEKVGFPTDGLVIKLNDLSKRESLGYTSHSPRWARAYKFDALMKESKIVGIDYAVGRTGKITPRAQIEPISLAGTTVTFATLHNQDYIDELGVGIGATVRISKRGEIIPAVEEVVTPGKEVFKIPLRCPCCGTKTEKKQDSVDYFCPNSECPDRVKNGIIFYCSRKQMDIEGLGEKQVEFLYDQKYIKDIADLYSLKNYKEKLIEEEGYGEKSVSIILNGIEESKKKDFRFVLSSLGLREIGPKVSELLTENGYDTIDSIISAAKNPKKLENVIEIPGIGPSTIEAIQENFTDKRILSLIDRLKKAGLKMKADPIEKSDKQPFAGQSWCVSGSFENFQPRDKAMDLVVYYGGKKVGSISSKTTHLLAGPGAGSKLDKAKELGVQVVSEDEFIKILNQNGIKL from the coding sequence ATGCCTAAAAAAGCCCCGGCTAAAAAGACCTCCTCTAAAAAAGCGGAGCCAACCGAAGTATCTAAAAAAGTTTCTGTAGATTTGCCAAAGGATCCAAAGCAGGCGCAAAAAGAAATGCGTTCTCTGGAAGAGCAGATCCGCCACCACCAATATCTATATTACGTAAAACATAACCCAGTAATAAGCGATTTCGATTTCGACCGGATGTTCAAGAGGTTACAAGCTTTTGAGGAGGCCTTTCCGAAATTAGTGGATCCTGCCAGTCCTACTTTAAGCGTCGGTTCCGATCTAGACAAAGATTTCGAGAAGTTCGCTCATAAACTTCCGGTTCTTTCTTTGGAAAATACATACAATGAAGAAGAACTCATGGAATGGGTCAAAAAAACGGGATTAGATGAGTTATATTCCGTTGAATGGAAGATCGACGGCGCTTCTATCATGTTATATTATGAAAATGGAATTCTAGCGAATGGTGTGACTAGAGGGACAGGAGGAGTTGGGGACAATGTTACTGAGAATATTCGGACAATTCGTTCCATTCCACTCAGGTTATCGGAGACTATTTCCATTTATCTAAGGGGAGAAGTCTATATGACTTTTCTCGATTTCGACGAATTTAACGAGGCCTCCGAAGGAAAATATGCGAATCCTAGAAACCTATCCTCCGGCTCATTAAAACAGAAAAATTCATCGGACGTGGCAAAACGACCTCTTAGAATATTTACTTATGACGCATTTTTTCCAGATTCCAAAGTAAAATTCAAAACTCATCAAGAAGTAATGAAGAAGGCGGAAGATCTAAAGTTCCCTCTTCCTCCGGATACCAGATTGTTAAAGGGGACCGAGATCCCTGATGCGATCAAAGACTTTAAGAAGAAAAAAGAAAAAGTTGGATTTCCTACGGATGGATTAGTGATCAAGCTAAACGATCTTTCTAAAAGAGAATCGTTGGGTTATACGTCTCATTCTCCTCGTTGGGCCCGCGCTTATAAATTCGATGCACTGATGAAAGAAAGTAAGATCGTAGGTATTGATTATGCGGTGGGGAGAACAGGAAAGATCACTCCAAGAGCGCAGATCGAGCCGATCAGTTTGGCGGGGACCACAGTCACATTCGCAACCTTACACAACCAAGATTATATCGACGAGTTGGGAGTGGGTATAGGAGCAACCGTAAGGATCTCTAAAAGAGGTGAGATCATTCCTGCAGTCGAGGAAGTAGTTACTCCAGGAAAAGAAGTTTTCAAGATCCCACTTCGTTGTCCTTGCTGCGGTACTAAGACGGAAAAGAAACAAGACTCGGTAGATTACTTCTGCCCGAATTCCGAATGTCCTGATCGAGTAAAGAACGGGATCATATTTTATTGTTCTCGTAAACAAATGGATATAGAGGGTTTAGGAGAGAAGCAGGTGGAATTTTTATACGATCAAAAGTATATTAAGGACATTGCAGACCTTTATTCTTTAAAGAACTATAAAGAAAAATTAATAGAAGAGGAAGGATACGGCGAGAAGAGCGTATCCATAATCTTGAATGGGATCGAAGAATCTAAGAAGAAGGATTTTAGGTTTGTACTATCTTCCCTTGGATTAAGAGAAATAGGACCTAAGGTTTCCGAACTTCTAACGGAGAACGGATATGATACGATCGATTCCATTATCTCAGCTGCTAAAAATCCTAAGAAGTTGGAAAACGTTATAGAGATTCCAGGCATAGGTCCTTCTACAATCGAAGCTATCCAAGAAAATTTTACCGATAAAAGAATTCTTTCTCTTATCGATCGTTTGAAAAAGGCCGGACTCAAAATGAAGGCCGATCCGATCGAAAAATCTGACAAACAACCATTTGCAGGACAGAGTTGGTGTGTCTCAGGTTCTTTCGAAAACTTCCAACCTAGAGATAAGGCAATGGATCTGGTTGTTTATTATGGCGGGAAAAAAGTAGGCTCTATATCTTCTAAAACAACTCATCTCCTGGCAGGACCTGGCGCTGGTTCCAAATTAGACAAAGCAAAAGAGCTAGGGGTGCAGGTTGTCTCCGAGGATGAGTTTATAAAAATTCTAAATCAAAACGGTATCAAACTCTAA
- a CDS encoding cytochrome P450 — protein MFSLHESTSSRTKKNKLNLPPGVFGIRALPYVSKLAKDPIGFFQLMQSKFGNSARFGLRQVTFHLITQPEDIKRVLQENNQNYHKGVFYKELGRILGKGLLNSEGEFWKKQRKLIQPSFHKQRISEFVEIMGQETQKTSENWKKVSSLDISKEMMRLTFAIVGRTLFRTEVESYAARIEHSLKIALELVTKRITRIFPFPFSWPTPENLKLKRALKDMHSVVDELIAERKKNPSNDLISMLLEVRDEETGETMSESQVRDEAITLLLAGHETTANALSWAFYLLSKHPEICEKVREEANRVLRDKTPSLEDVQKLTYTRKVLDEVLRMYPPAWVIERTAMGPDQVGGYDVEAGTNISICIFNIHRNPDFWENPDKFDPDRFDEERSVDRPKYAYLPFGGGPRICIGNIFALTEATLILAMLVKNYKFQTDPNHPVVMEPLVTLRPKYGILLNIVST, from the coding sequence TTGTTTTCCTTGCATGAATCGACTTCGAGTCGCACCAAAAAAAATAAACTAAATCTTCCTCCTGGGGTTTTCGGCATCCGGGCGCTTCCTTACGTTTCTAAATTGGCAAAAGATCCAATCGGATTTTTCCAGCTGATGCAGTCCAAATTCGGAAATTCCGCCAGATTCGGTTTGAGACAGGTTACCTTTCATTTAATAACTCAACCGGAAGATATAAAAAGAGTCCTTCAAGAGAATAACCAGAACTACCATAAGGGAGTTTTTTATAAGGAACTCGGAAGAATTCTAGGTAAAGGGCTCTTGAACAGCGAAGGAGAATTTTGGAAAAAGCAAAGAAAACTTATCCAACCTTCTTTCCATAAACAAAGGATCTCGGAGTTTGTCGAGATCATGGGCCAAGAAACACAAAAAACTTCCGAAAATTGGAAAAAAGTTTCCAGCTTGGATATTTCCAAAGAGATGATGCGACTAACGTTTGCGATCGTTGGCAGGACTTTGTTCCGAACCGAAGTAGAAAGTTACGCTGCAAGGATTGAACATTCTTTAAAGATCGCTTTGGAATTGGTTACTAAGAGGATCACTCGTATTTTTCCTTTTCCGTTCAGTTGGCCTACTCCTGAAAATCTAAAGCTCAAACGCGCTTTAAAGGATATGCATTCCGTAGTCGATGAATTAATTGCGGAACGTAAAAAGAATCCTTCTAACGATTTAATCTCTATGCTTCTAGAAGTCAGGGACGAAGAAACAGGCGAGACTATGAGTGAAAGTCAGGTAAGAGACGAAGCAATCACACTTCTTCTTGCCGGACACGAAACGACTGCAAACGCATTATCTTGGGCATTTTATCTTTTGTCTAAACATCCTGAGATCTGTGAAAAAGTAAGAGAAGAAGCTAATAGAGTTTTGAGGGATAAGACTCCTAGTCTTGAGGATGTTCAAAAATTGACATACACTCGCAAAGTATTGGATGAGGTTTTGAGAATGTATCCTCCTGCCTGGGTTATAGAAAGGACCGCGATGGGTCCGGACCAGGTTGGCGGTTACGATGTGGAAGCCGGAACGAATATCTCTATCTGTATTTTTAATATTCATCGAAATCCCGATTTTTGGGAAAATCCTGACAAGTTTGATCCGGATCGTTTTGATGAGGAAAGATCTGTGGATAGACCTAAGTATGCATATCTTCCGTTTGGAGGAGGCCCGAGGATCTGTATCGGTAATATTTTCGCATTAACCGAAGCCACGTTGATACTTGCAATGTTAGTCAAAAACTACAAATTCCAGACGGACCCGAACCACCCTGTCGTTATGGAACCTTTAGTCACATTAAGACCGAAGTATGGAATCCTATTAAACATAGTTTCCACTTGA
- a CDS encoding AMP-dependent synthetase/ligase: protein METDQKYFYDMLEKTASKFPNKESFSRRTKDGIKGRTFSEIKSLTDSLIAGLIEEGVQKDDKILYLCDSSQNWIIGDIAIISVGAVSVPRGTDVVDEDILYIVNHSESKYAIVQKEKDKQRLINLGPKLPSLKKVFVIEDDIGDLKSGADTIQSLIEKGKSNLSKDPGIVRKRLREKSPNELATLIYTSGTTGAPKGVMLTQTGWISAVEKVIGFVQLTSADSGVSLLPPWHAFERAIEYCILELGAGFLVSNISNLKEDLKEFQPTLFPSVPRIWESLYNGIMNKVSKESSLKRAVFNFCLKIGNLWAVQKGVLFGYDFRIKKPNFIVWTFSKLSSLVLLTLLSPLKLLALLVFKPIHSALGGKLRVSVSAGSALPSVVDKFLSSIGLIVLEGYGMTETSAVLSIRKPKQPSPGTVGTPIQGYECILKDEHGNIVPQGGKGSLWVKSKQVLMGYYKRPELNDVVFDKNGFFDTGDIMRFNYRGELVFAGRAKDTIVLAGGENVEPVPIEDQLLNSPYVNQVMVTGHEAKHLVVLIVPDFERLKAEFPDLPEDANVWNSHPKVREIFKKEVSERISRKTGFKAFELIPQNAFYVIPRPFDPDKEMTRTLKIKRNEILESFKKEVSDLTKN, encoded by the coding sequence TTGGAAACTGATCAAAAATATTTTTACGATATGCTGGAAAAGACCGCATCTAAATTTCCGAATAAGGAAAGTTTTTCCCGAAGGACCAAAGACGGAATTAAAGGAAGGACATTTTCAGAGATCAAGTCCTTAACAGATTCTTTAATAGCGGGTCTGATAGAAGAAGGAGTCCAAAAAGACGATAAGATCTTATATCTTTGTGACTCCAGCCAGAACTGGATCATAGGAGATATTGCAATCATCTCTGTAGGAGCCGTTTCTGTTCCTAGAGGGACCGACGTTGTGGACGAAGACATATTATATATTGTTAATCATTCCGAAAGCAAATATGCGATCGTCCAGAAAGAAAAAGACAAACAAAGATTGATTAACCTTGGACCTAAACTTCCAAGCTTAAAAAAAGTTTTTGTGATAGAGGACGATATAGGCGATCTGAAATCTGGAGCCGATACGATCCAAAGTCTGATCGAAAAAGGAAAATCGAATCTTTCAAAAGACCCTGGTATTGTTCGCAAAAGACTCCGGGAAAAATCTCCGAATGAACTTGCCACTTTAATCTATACATCCGGAACCACTGGCGCTCCTAAGGGAGTGATGCTAACCCAAACCGGTTGGATCTCAGCTGTGGAAAAAGTAATCGGGTTCGTACAATTGACCTCTGCAGATTCAGGTGTGAGTCTTCTTCCTCCTTGGCATGCGTTCGAAAGAGCGATCGAATATTGTATCTTAGAATTAGGCGCTGGGTTTCTGGTCTCCAATATCAGTAACCTAAAAGAGGATTTGAAGGAATTCCAACCTACATTATTCCCTTCCGTTCCAAGGATCTGGGAATCTTTATATAATGGGATTATGAATAAGGTCTCCAAGGAATCCAGTCTGAAAAGAGCCGTATTCAATTTCTGTCTGAAGATAGGAAATCTTTGGGCAGTTCAAAAAGGAGTTCTATTCGGTTACGATTTCAGAATAAAAAAGCCGAATTTTATCGTTTGGACCTTCTCCAAGTTATCTTCCTTGGTCCTTCTCACTTTATTATCTCCTCTCAAGCTGCTTGCACTTTTGGTCTTTAAACCGATCCACAGCGCTCTGGGTGGAAAGTTGAGAGTTTCCGTTTCTGCGGGAAGCGCTCTTCCTTCCGTAGTGGATAAATTTCTATCCTCTATCGGGTTAATCGTTTTGGAAGGATATGGAATGACCGAAACTTCAGCAGTACTTTCCATTCGTAAACCGAAACAACCTTCTCCAGGAACTGTAGGAACTCCAATACAAGGATATGAATGTATTCTGAAGGATGAACATGGTAATATCGTTCCCCAAGGTGGAAAAGGAAGTCTTTGGGTGAAATCCAAACAGGTTCTCATGGGATATTACAAACGTCCTGAGTTGAACGATGTGGTTTTTGATAAAAACGGATTCTTTGATACTGGAGATATCATGCGCTTCAATTATAGAGGTGAATTGGTATTTGCGGGAAGAGCAAAGGATACTATTGTACTTGCCGGAGGAGAAAACGTTGAGCCTGTTCCTATCGAGGACCAACTCTTAAATTCTCCTTATGTGAACCAAGTGATGGTAACCGGTCATGAGGCAAAACATTTAGTAGTTCTGATCGTCCCGGATTTCGAAAGATTGAAAGCGGAGTTTCCGGATCTACCCGAGGATGCGAATGTTTGGAATTCTCATCCTAAAGTAAGAGAGATCTTTAAGAAAGAAGTTTCCGAAAGAATATCGCGTAAGACTGGATTCAAAGCTTTCGAGTTGATCCCTCAAAATGCGTTCTACGTAATTCCAAGACCTTTCGATCCTGACAAGGAAATGACCAGGACC
- a CDS encoding Spy/CpxP family protein refolding chaperone has protein sequence MNLLNSFVRVALAGVFLTPAYLFSQDSKTSFHTARPFRTISFYRNERAAGVVFGDLDSFKNRYILTDTQLERIAELNRRYKNEHERWLRRLSPKQVELELVLMDENPDLVKVRLLVNAIARYTSEIRMNQIAHRLAIERVLTSEQKKRGKEREMVTLPEEHREAPGFPLNLFVPERIILPVPGILR, from the coding sequence ATGAATCTCCTGAATTCATTCGTCAGAGTTGCTCTGGCCGGTGTGTTCCTCACGCCGGCGTATCTTTTCTCGCAAGATTCCAAAACAAGTTTTCATACTGCCAGACCTTTTCGCACCATCTCTTTTTATCGTAATGAAAGAGCAGCCGGCGTAGTTTTCGGTGACCTGGATTCATTTAAAAATCGTTATATTCTTACAGACACGCAACTCGAACGTATCGCTGAGCTGAACCGGAGATATAAAAACGAGCATGAAAGATGGCTTCGTAGACTTTCTCCGAAACAAGTCGAACTCGAACTGGTATTAATGGATGAAAATCCGGACCTAGTTAAAGTTCGGCTTCTCGTTAACGCGATTGCTAGATATACATCCGAGATCCGGATGAATCAGATCGCGCATCGGCTCGCGATCGAAAGGGTTTTGACCTCCGAGCAAAAAAAGAGGGGAAAGGAAAGGGAAATGGTTACCCTTCCTGAGGAGCATAGGGAAGCTCCCGGATTCCCCTTGAATCTGTTTGTTCCCGAGAGAATAATTTTGCCTGTGCCGGGCATCCTGAGATAA
- a CDS encoding GDP-mannose 4,6-dehydratase, with amino-acid sequence MKYLVTGAEGFVGSYLIPELTKGSGSKLLGLGMNPKNTEFSFPYKVCDIRNLQSLEQVFESYSPDVLFHLAGQTFVPRAIENPEETLLINVAGTLNILECFKRSGKKVKLVYISSSEVYGNLKEEQLPVSENLLPSPVNPYASSKLAAETYCLQYSRSYQNIETVIARPFNHIGIGQNPNFVVPNFCKQVLENISKNSSSEILVGDLTPTRDFLHVTDVVKAYILLANKGLSGEVYNICSGAETSISQVLNWILEFADSKLVSKQDPTRLRPVEMKRSLGNNSKLKSLGWAPKIPVKDAVREIFEHIRKTEYSS; translated from the coding sequence ATGAAATACTTGGTCACAGGAGCGGAAGGTTTTGTAGGATCTTATCTGATCCCAGAACTTACAAAAGGATCCGGGTCCAAACTTCTGGGCCTGGGAATGAATCCTAAAAATACGGAGTTCTCCTTTCCTTATAAGGTTTGTGATATCCGAAATCTCCAATCGCTCGAGCAGGTTTTCGAATCCTATTCTCCGGATGTATTATTTCATTTAGCAGGTCAAACATTCGTTCCAAGAGCCATCGAAAATCCTGAGGAAACATTGCTCATCAATGTGGCCGGCACATTGAATATTTTAGAATGTTTTAAACGTTCCGGTAAAAAGGTAAAATTAGTCTATATTTCTTCTTCGGAAGTATATGGAAATTTAAAAGAAGAACAACTTCCAGTTTCGGAGAATCTTCTCCCAAGCCCGGTGAATCCATATGCTTCTTCTAAGCTTGCGGCTGAAACTTATTGCCTACAATATTCCCGTTCTTATCAAAATATAGAAACAGTGATCGCAAGACCTTTCAATCATATAGGTATCGGCCAAAATCCAAATTTTGTGGTACCAAACTTCTGCAAACAGGTATTGGAGAATATTTCCAAAAATAGTTCTTCCGAAATTTTAGTAGGTGATCTAACTCCCACTAGGGACTTCTTGCATGTAACTGATGTGGTTAAGGCTTATATTCTTTTGGCAAACAAAGGGTTGAGTGGAGAAGTTTATAATATATGTTCCGGAGCTGAGACTTCGATCTCTCAAGTTTTGAACTGGATCTTAGAATTCGCTGATTCTAAATTAGTTTCGAAACAAGATCCGACAAGATTGAGGCCTGTAGAAATGAAAAGATCTTTAGGAAATAATTCCAAACTAAAATCCTTAGGATGGGCTCCTAAAATTCCGGTAAAGGATGCAGTTCGGGAGATTTTCGAACATATTCGAAAAACAGAATATTCTTCTTAA
- a CDS encoding cysteine-rich CWC family protein, with the protein MTQKKCPQCSSILECGVDKGICWCFNIRLDQDALRNIREMYDDCLCKDCLTRIETNVVNQKI; encoded by the coding sequence ATGACCCAGAAGAAATGTCCACAATGCTCCAGCATTTTAGAATGTGGAGTAGATAAAGGAATTTGTTGGTGTTTTAACATTCGTTTAGATCAGGATGCTTTGAGGAATATAAGAGAAATGTATGACGATTGCTTATGCAAAGATTGTTTAACTCGTATTGAAACGAACGTAGTTAATCAAAAAATTTGA
- a CDS encoding LIC_10202 family protein, with protein MEERSSDIIEIKDSSVNVRELMEEIESRLARRPVSKEELERLSRWKFSPQSPEGYREFDAAETAHLFEKGISPPKFTNPKFKYIRGPIRWLFIKLIELYAFLDKKLSENRTRAFYSVLNELILLRGDHEKLKRKFEKFYNEFVELNYTLKKEISPEFVWSNEFLYEEETLEESETLILSRLNPGDSVLAINPEWGKFLKQLLKAQIEFKAVTWNKAQYTYIKEHITNSVSLLSFEEVLPESPLPSKIVSNTNLCLLPNWVLEKLFKSLASKTSSGTEFIFRYSNYSNRMVSPFQPILLTQISESAFREFLQKLGFKNIVDTKAGDGFSVFSFRK; from the coding sequence ATGGAAGAAAGATCTTCAGACATTATAGAAATCAAGGACAGCTCGGTCAATGTCCGCGAGCTCATGGAAGAGATAGAATCCAGGCTTGCCAGAAGACCAGTTTCCAAGGAAGAATTGGAACGTCTTTCTCGTTGGAAGTTTTCTCCCCAATCCCCCGAAGGATACAGAGAATTCGACGCCGCTGAAACGGCTCATTTATTTGAAAAAGGGATCTCACCTCCCAAGTTCACCAATCCAAAATTTAAGTACATCCGTGGACCGATCCGTTGGTTATTTATCAAGCTGATCGAACTCTATGCATTTCTAGATAAAAAACTTTCCGAAAATAGAACTCGCGCGTTCTACAGCGTTTTGAACGAACTGATCCTATTAAGAGGAGATCATGAAAAGTTAAAACGCAAATTCGAGAAGTTCTATAACGAGTTTGTAGAGTTAAATTACACTCTTAAAAAAGAGATCAGTCCTGAATTTGTTTGGTCCAACGAGTTTCTTTATGAGGAAGAAACCTTAGAAGAAAGTGAAACTCTTATTCTTTCCAGATTAAACCCTGGAGATTCTGTGCTTGCGATCAATCCGGAATGGGGAAAGTTCTTAAAACAACTCTTAAAAGCGCAGATAGAATTCAAAGCTGTGACTTGGAATAAAGCACAATATACTTACATCAAAGAGCATATTACGAATTCAGTTTCCCTTCTATCTTTTGAAGAAGTTCTGCCAGAGTCTCCTCTTCCTTCTAAAATTGTTTCCAATACGAATCTATGTCTTTTGCCGAATTGGGTTTTGGAAAAACTTTTCAAATCCTTGGCTTCTAAAACTTCCAGCGGGACAGAGTTTATTTTCAGGTATTCAAATTATTCGAACAGAATGGTTTCTCCTTTTCAACCGATCCTTTTGACCCAGATCAGTGAGTCCGCATTTAGAGAATTCTTACAAAAATTAGGTTTTAAGAATATAGTGGATACCAAGGCCGGAGACGGATTCTCGGTGTTTAGTTTCAGAAAATGA
- a CDS encoding M23 family metallopeptidase has translation MEKMIKKRIDQVKEKGHQRLTVLLIPHGFDKSFHFQISIFTIFFLVGLLFAIVGIAVLGIVRYNNTRIQINALASVYGKYFDEYIEYSEKLGDIRDDFASLNENLQEVHSLIDGESDELLKLPDESDSEDLAANELKVEEAVDKDLMLGRSYLSEIYGYRSVRVSMEKNKALVDSVFNFLDSRYGIMNSLPFGEPLLSYNLTSYYGMRRSPTFGYMEFHDGVDLANVPGTDIAATGDGRVYRAIYSNRGYGNHIVLAHANGYYSLYGHCTSLKVREGEYVRKGQRIATVGATGNVTGPHLHYEVWIGESNRTDPMDYMKVGFGQY, from the coding sequence ATGGAAAAGATGATAAAAAAACGCATCGACCAGGTAAAAGAAAAAGGTCACCAAAGGCTGACGGTTCTTTTGATCCCGCATGGATTCGATAAGTCCTTCCATTTCCAAATTTCCATCTTCACTATCTTTTTCTTAGTAGGATTACTATTCGCAATCGTCGGGATCGCGGTTTTAGGAATAGTTCGTTATAATAATACCAGGATACAGATCAACGCGCTCGCTTCCGTTTACGGAAAATATTTCGATGAGTACATCGAATACAGCGAAAAGTTAGGGGATATCCGAGACGATTTCGCAAGTCTGAACGAAAATTTGCAGGAAGTTCATTCTTTGATCGACGGGGAATCGGACGAGCTACTCAAACTACCGGATGAGTCCGACTCGGAAGACTTAGCCGCTAACGAACTAAAGGTAGAAGAAGCTGTGGATAAGGATCTGATGCTCGGGAGATCCTACCTTTCTGAAATTTACGGATACCGTTCTGTAAGAGTATCCATGGAAAAGAACAAAGCTCTTGTGGATTCCGTATTTAACTTTTTAGATTCCAGATACGGTATTATGAACTCTCTTCCATTCGGAGAACCATTATTATCCTATAATTTAACTTCTTATTATGGAATGAGAAGGTCTCCCACTTTCGGATACATGGAATTCCATGATGGAGTGGATTTGGCAAATGTTCCCGGAACGGATATTGCGGCCACTGGCGACGGCAGAGTTTATAGGGCCATTTATTCCAACAGAGGGTATGGAAATCATATAGTGCTCGCTCATGCAAACGGATATTATAGTTTGTATGGCCATTGTACTTCTTTAAAAGTAAGAGAGGGTGAATATGTTCGCAAAGGACAGAGGATCGCGACTGTAGGTGCCACAGGTAACGTAACAGGTCCTCACCTTCACTATGAAGTATGGATTGGAGAATCGAATCGTACCGATCCTATGGATTATATGAAAGTAGGTTTCGGCCAATATTAA
- a CDS encoding SanA/YdcF family protein: MDFGLKNQEIQKSSRAYLKGRVRLAVLLAVAICIGIPASIDLSIEWDYENRSAHAGNYRSLKPATVAIVPGASVYKGIPSPVLQDRLDCAIELYKQGKVRKILLSGDNGTSYYNEVKPMLLYVLERGVAEKDVFVDHAGFRTLDTLVRAKEIFQVKDAIFVSQRFHQPRAAFISKKIGLDLQSYESDRRIYISGPTSRFREFFARTLAWIDMNLTNTAPKYLGKPFPIEGSGVKTWKGSVI, from the coding sequence ATGGACTTTGGACTAAAAAACCAGGAAATCCAAAAATCTTCCCGAGCCTATCTCAAGGGAAGGGTGAGACTTGCAGTTTTACTCGCGGTTGCAATTTGTATCGGGATACCCGCTTCCATAGACCTTTCTATCGAATGGGATTACGAAAATAGAAGCGCTCACGCAGGAAACTATCGTTCTCTTAAGCCGGCAACTGTTGCAATCGTTCCGGGAGCTTCCGTTTATAAAGGGATTCCTTCTCCCGTTTTACAAGACCGTCTAGACTGTGCAATTGAACTATATAAACAAGGGAAGGTCCGGAAAATTCTTCTCTCAGGTGATAACGGGACTAGCTACTACAACGAAGTGAAGCCTATGCTTTTGTACGTTCTGGAAAGAGGAGTGGCTGAAAAAGATGTGTTCGTAGACCACGCGGGCTTTAGAACATTGGACACTTTAGTTAGAGCAAAAGAAATTTTCCAAGTCAAAGATGCTATCTTTGTAAGCCAAAGATTTCATCAACCTAGAGCGGCATTCATTTCTAAAAAGATAGGATTAGATCTACAATCTTATGAATCGGACAGAAGGATTTATATCAGCGGACCCACAAGCAGGTTCAGGGAATTTTTTGCAAGGACTTTGGCTTGGATCGATATGAATCTTACAAACACTGCACCGAAATATTTAGGAAAACCGTTTCCGATCGAAGGAAGCGGGGTCAAGACTTGGAAGGGTTCCGTAATTTAA
- a CDS encoding RNA polymerase sigma factor, whose amino-acid sequence MDQREFAGLIDSTKHIVLSAIKKNLYEEFYDTIDDVVQETYIRAYKSLAANKFRGESSHSTWLYTIARNESLRMNQKRMRQANLAMKLKEKATQDSILNPREEYNDSGMDIELQDLISNLPWKYKSVLALVSEGYKEQQIAEKLGIPEGTVKSRSFRGKQMLKKLFFQET is encoded by the coding sequence ATGGACCAAAGAGAATTTGCCGGATTAATAGACAGTACGAAACATATCGTACTATCCGCGATTAAAAAGAATTTATACGAAGAGTTTTACGATACCATCGATGATGTGGTCCAAGAAACGTATATCCGTGCTTATAAAAGTTTAGCGGCCAATAAGTTTAGGGGAGAATCTTCTCACAGTACTTGGTTGTACACGATCGCAAGGAACGAATCCTTGAGAATGAACCAGAAGCGTATGCGCCAGGCAAACCTTGCAATGAAGCTAAAGGAAAAAGCTACCCAAGATTCCATCCTAAACCCGAGAGAAGAATATAACGACTCTGGAATGGACATTGAATTGCAGGATCTGATATCCAATTTACCTTGGAAGTATAAGTCTGTGCTTGCGTTGGTTTCCGAAGGATACAAAGAGCAACAGATAGCGGAAAAGTTGGGAATTCCGGAAGGAACGGTTAAATCCAGATCTTTTCGAGGCAAACAAATGCTAAAGAAGTTATTTTTTCAAGAGACCTAG